In a single window of the Aminomonas paucivorans DSM 12260 genome:
- the epsC gene encoding serine O-acetyltransferase EpsC — translation MTENGRDGFHGVWRTIVEDYRAVRRNDPAIPGGLRGSLETLLCTPGFQALLVHRLVHPLHVSLKVPVLPRLLSLVARWWTGIEIHPGARIAPGVFIDHGSGVVVGESAVVGRGCVLFQGVTLGATGNERTWQRHPILEEGVFVGSGARVLGPVTLGKGARIGANAVVLEDVPPDTTMVGPKARAVKVGRARIGNLPEGVCRQGMEDLTARMESLEREVRSLRRQLEAARGLEERGMEATG, via the coding sequence ATGACCGAGAACGGGAGGGATGGTTTCCATGGGGTGTGGAGGACGATCGTAGAGGACTATCGGGCGGTTCGGAGGAACGACCCGGCGATCCCGGGAGGCCTGCGGGGCTCCCTGGAGACGCTGCTGTGCACCCCGGGCTTTCAGGCCCTGCTGGTCCACCGGCTGGTGCATCCGCTGCACGTCTCCCTGAAGGTGCCCGTGCTGCCCCGGCTGCTGTCCCTGGTGGCCCGGTGGTGGACGGGCATCGAGATCCACCCGGGGGCGCGCATCGCCCCGGGGGTGTTCATCGACCACGGTTCCGGGGTGGTGGTGGGGGAGTCCGCCGTGGTGGGCCGGGGCTGCGTGCTCTTCCAGGGGGTCACCCTGGGGGCCACGGGAAACGAGCGGACCTGGCAGCGCCACCCCATCCTGGAGGAGGGGGTCTTCGTGGGCAGCGGAGCCCGGGTGCTGGGCCCCGTGACCCTGGGGAAGGGGGCCCGCATCGGGGCCAACGCGGTGGTGCTGGAGGACGTACCTCCGGACACCACCATGGTGGGACCCAAGGCCCGGGCGGTGAAGGTGGGGCGGGCCCGCATCGGGAACCTGCCCGAAGGGGTCTGCCGCCAGGGGATGGAGGACCTGACCGCCCGGATGGAGTCCCTGGAGCGGGAGGTCCGGTCCCTGCGCCGTCAGCTGGAGGCGGCCCGGGGTCTGGAGGAGCGGGGAATGGAGGCGACGGGATGA
- the cysK gene encoding cysteine synthase A: MRRVADLEILRHVGNTPLYRLEDTGGAPVWIKLEGNNPGGSVKDRAAWGMLLRAEREGLLVPGAAVVEPTSGNTGIGLALLGSALGLRVVLAMPESMSLERRGLLRAYGAELVLTPAGEGMQGAVEAVGELLAQIPGSFTVDQFSNPGNPWAHRVTTAPEIAAGLRGASPAAFVAGVGTGGTFTGVTGVLKALFPDLLGVAVEPASSPLLSQGRAGSHGIQGIGANFVPANLDRSLADRVVTVEDEAAREASRWLARTHGIFSGLSTGANLRAALDLAATLPPDRPVVTIQCDRGDRYLSVLAS; this comes from the coding sequence ATGAGGCGCGTGGCGGACCTGGAGATCCTGCGGCACGTGGGGAACACTCCCCTGTACCGCCTGGAGGACACCGGGGGGGCTCCGGTGTGGATCAAGCTGGAGGGGAACAACCCCGGGGGTTCCGTGAAGGACCGGGCGGCCTGGGGGATGCTGCTTCGGGCGGAGCGGGAGGGCCTTCTGGTCCCGGGGGCCGCGGTGGTGGAACCCACCAGCGGCAACACGGGCATCGGCCTGGCCCTGCTGGGGTCCGCCCTGGGACTGCGGGTGGTGCTGGCCATGCCCGAGTCCATGTCCCTGGAGCGTCGGGGGCTGCTGCGGGCCTACGGGGCGGAGCTGGTGCTGACCCCCGCGGGGGAGGGGATGCAGGGGGCGGTGGAGGCGGTGGGGGAGCTGCTGGCCCAGATCCCCGGGAGCTTCACGGTGGACCAGTTCTCCAACCCCGGAAACCCCTGGGCCCATCGGGTCACCACCGCCCCGGAGATCGCCGCGGGCCTGCGGGGGGCATCCCCGGCGGCCTTCGTGGCGGGGGTGGGCACGGGGGGCACCTTCACGGGGGTGACGGGGGTCCTCAAGGCCCTCTTCCCGGACCTGCTGGGGGTGGCGGTGGAACCCGCCTCAAGCCCCCTTCTCTCCCAGGGGAGGGCGGGGAGTCACGGGATCCAGGGCATCGGGGCCAACTTCGTCCCGGCGAACCTGGACCGCTCCCTGGCGGACCGCGTCGTGACCGTGGAGGACGAGGCGGCCCGGGAGGCATCCCGCTGGCTGGCCCGGACCCACGGCATCTTTTCGGGCCTCTCCACGGGGGCCAACCTCCGGGCGGCCCTGGACCTGGCGGCCACCCTGCCCCCGGACCGGCCGGTGGTGACGATCCAGTGCGACCGGGGGGACCGATACTTGAGCGTCCTGGCCTCCTGA
- a CDS encoding helix-hairpin-helix domain-containing protein: MTERAEPPRSPRKRGAPDPLQTLPSVGPSLAADLRLLGVRTPEDLRGQDPQDLYDRLCALTGTRQDRCVLYCFRCAVHAASVPNPTPEEQLWWNWKDPLPPKRRSPGRVTRS; this comes from the coding sequence ATGACGGAACGCGCCGAACCGCCCCGCTCCCCACGGAAGCGGGGTGCCCCGGACCCCCTGCAGACCCTGCCCTCCGTGGGGCCCAGCCTGGCGGCGGACCTGAGGCTTCTGGGGGTGCGGACTCCCGAGGACCTGCGGGGCCAAGACCCCCAGGACCTCTACGACCGCCTCTGCGCCCTCACGGGGACGAGACAGGACCGATGCGTGCTCTACTGCTTCCGCTGCGCCGTCCACGCCGCCTCCGTCCCGAATCCGACCCCGGAGGAACAGCTCTGGTGGAACTGGAAGGATCCCCTTCCCCCGAAACGAAGGAGTCCCGGGAGGGTTACACGTTCCTGA
- a CDS encoding zinc ribbon domain-containing protein has translation MKPRSLWENPLLNLSLQLLQTLRFQCILGGIDLQVVDEAFTSRVDSLCLQPLAGEGNLKPGRMGHCNRRQFLSSCGEVIHRDLNGAINIGRRAFGDEFARPILEDQRWQDPELAVVFPEGPSDPEPLWRFSLAEPWEPRTEPFRESPERPWLRPQGRLVN, from the coding sequence GTGAAGCCCCGGTCCCTTTGGGAGAACCCCCTCCTGAACCTGAGCCTCCAGCTCCTCCAGACCCTGCGGTTTCAGTGCATCCTGGGGGGCATCGACCTGCAGGTGGTGGACGAGGCCTTCACCAGCCGGGTGGATTCCCTGTGTCTCCAGCCCCTGGCGGGGGAAGGGAACCTCAAGCCCGGGCGGATGGGGCACTGCAACCGTCGGCAGTTCCTCTCCTCCTGCGGCGAGGTGATCCACCGGGACCTGAACGGGGCCATCAACATCGGGCGCCGGGCCTTCGGGGACGAGTTCGCCCGCCCCATCCTGGAGGACCAGCGCTGGCAGGACCCGGAGCTGGCGGTGGTGTTCCCCGAGGGTCCCTCGGACCCGGAACCCCTCTGGCGCTTCTCCCTGGCCGAACCCTGGGAACCCCGGACCGAGCCCTTCCGGGAGTCCCCCGAACGGCCCTGGCTGCGCCCCCAGGGGCGCCTGGTGAACTGA
- a CDS encoding glycosyltransferase family 4 protein: MRILIATDAWLPQVNGVVRTLERTCSTLEARGHEVALLGPHRFLTLPCPTYPQIRLAWNLWTAGARVEAFAPEAIHLATEGPVGVAVRAWCRLHRFPFSSSFTTRFPEYLDARLGRGSDLFYAYLRWFHAPSEALMVASPSLAEELSHRGFDNLRPWGRGVDTELFRPRPKADLGPGARPLHLYVGRVAVEKNLPAFLDLDLPGSKWVVGDGPDLEALRGRYPRVTFWGARRGEELARLYAQADCFVFPSRTDTFGIVMLEALASGVPVAAYPVTGPLDVVNQGVTGWLEDDLGRACRKARELDPLACRKAALDRSWDRSADQFLANLKPRRRERRAA, from the coding sequence ATGCGCATCCTCATCGCCACCGATGCGTGGCTGCCCCAGGTGAACGGGGTGGTCCGGACCCTGGAAAGAACCTGCAGCACCCTGGAGGCCCGAGGGCACGAAGTGGCCCTTCTGGGCCCCCACCGCTTCCTCACCCTTCCCTGTCCCACCTACCCCCAGATCCGCCTGGCCTGGAACCTCTGGACCGCCGGGGCTCGGGTGGAGGCCTTCGCCCCCGAGGCGATCCACCTGGCCACGGAGGGCCCCGTGGGGGTGGCGGTCCGGGCCTGGTGCCGCCTCCACCGCTTCCCCTTCTCCTCCTCCTTCACCACCCGTTTCCCCGAGTACCTGGACGCCCGCCTGGGTCGGGGGAGCGACCTGTTCTACGCCTACCTGCGGTGGTTCCACGCCCCCTCGGAAGCCTTGATGGTGGCCTCCCCCAGCCTGGCGGAGGAGCTGTCCCACCGGGGCTTCGACAACCTGCGCCCCTGGGGGCGAGGGGTGGACACGGAACTCTTCCGCCCCCGTCCCAAGGCGGATCTGGGGCCGGGGGCCCGCCCCCTGCACCTGTACGTGGGCCGGGTGGCGGTGGAGAAGAACCTTCCCGCCTTTCTGGACCTGGACCTTCCGGGGTCGAAATGGGTGGTGGGGGACGGACCGGATCTGGAGGCGCTGCGGGGTCGATACCCCCGGGTCACCTTCTGGGGGGCCCGCAGGGGGGAGGAGCTGGCCCGGCTCTACGCCCAGGCGGACTGCTTCGTCTTCCCCAGCCGTACGGACACCTTCGGCATCGTCATGCTGGAGGCTTTGGCGAGCGGGGTTCCCGTGGCGGCCTATCCCGTGACGGGGCCCCTGGACGTGGTGAACCAGGGGGTCACGGGCTGGCTGGAGGACGACCTGGGGCGAGCCTGCCGAAAGGCCCGGGAGCTGGACCCCCTGGCCTGCCGAAAGGCGGCCCTGGACCGGTCCTGGGACCGGTCGGCGGATCAGTTCCTGGCAAATCTGAAGCCTCGGCGGAGAGAGCGCAGGGCGGCCTGA
- a CDS encoding SpoIIE family protein phosphatase: MARRVALWVLFGAGGVFAGVLWMGYVLTESLLQEQVQRTVDAQVYQAGAEVDARLGDAEAAVRELAARLSFRTLGPEEARGALERTLEDNPTLYGSCAAFSPASLGRPAAPYLFRRGDGLTYRDLSRGGYDYRNHPWYLLPQGLDQPCWSEPYFDEGGGEVLMTTFGVPFRDAQGRFAGVVTGDVALEWLSDLLRSLSLPPGGVAFLLSGRGKLLAVSVPGLTGTEDLPRMREGKAEDLRRRMVGQDRGTLAAENPRTGEPGRVTFGPLPTNDWSLGVFVPRSALTAVLVPLHRRLALVALGGVLFLAGAALLVARSVVRPVKVLEGAAQELALGHLLVPVPEFPGDDEPARLARALETARKDLLRYLEEQERDAAERARSRTELDLAARIQKGLLPAAFPRTETFAVAGRLEAAREVGGDLYDAFLDDRGFLFLAMGDVAGKGIPAALFMAAVRTGMGVLGRSALSPARILERLNDQFSRDNDTAMFVTLFLARVDPVAGRCVYASAGHPAPVRVTRSGTASLFDVAPALPVGAIPGTAYRDETLELGEEELWVLFTDGVTEAFSPRGELFGVPRLEELLRSQKAASPEEAVDRVVEAVVAFEDGQDPSDDRAVLAVRLKAPDGGTETVERL, encoded by the coding sequence ATGGCCCGCAGGGTGGCCCTGTGGGTGCTCTTCGGCGCTGGGGGGGTCTTCGCCGGGGTCCTGTGGATGGGCTATGTCCTGACGGAGTCCCTGCTTCAGGAGCAGGTGCAGCGTACCGTGGACGCCCAGGTCTACCAGGCGGGGGCGGAGGTGGACGCCCGCCTGGGGGATGCGGAGGCGGCGGTGCGGGAGCTGGCGGCGCGCCTCTCCTTCCGGACCCTGGGGCCCGAGGAGGCCCGCGGGGCCCTGGAGCGGACCCTGGAGGACAACCCCACCCTGTACGGTTCCTGTGCGGCCTTCTCCCCCGCCTCCCTGGGGCGCCCCGCGGCGCCCTACCTGTTCCGACGGGGAGATGGGCTGACCTACCGGGACCTCTCCCGGGGGGGCTACGACTACCGGAACCACCCCTGGTACCTCCTGCCCCAGGGACTCGATCAGCCCTGCTGGAGCGAGCCCTACTTCGACGAGGGGGGAGGGGAGGTCCTCATGACCACCTTCGGAGTCCCCTTCCGGGACGCCCAGGGGCGCTTCGCCGGGGTGGTCACGGGGGACGTGGCTCTGGAGTGGCTTTCGGACCTGCTGCGTTCCCTCTCCCTTCCCCCCGGGGGGGTGGCGTTCCTTCTCTCCGGGAGGGGCAAGCTGCTGGCGGTCTCCGTCCCCGGCCTGACGGGAACGGAGGACCTTCCCCGGATGAGGGAGGGGAAGGCGGAGGACCTGCGGCGTCGGATGGTGGGACAGGACCGGGGAACCCTGGCGGCGGAGAACCCCCGGACGGGGGAGCCCGGCCGGGTGACCTTCGGGCCCCTGCCCACCAACGACTGGTCCCTGGGGGTCTTCGTGCCCCGAAGCGCCCTGACGGCGGTGCTGGTGCCCCTGCACCGACGGCTGGCCCTGGTGGCCCTGGGGGGGGTGCTGTTCCTGGCGGGGGCGGCGCTTCTGGTGGCCCGATCGGTGGTCCGCCCCGTGAAGGTGCTGGAGGGAGCGGCCCAGGAGCTGGCCCTGGGGCACCTGCTGGTCCCCGTGCCGGAGTTTCCCGGGGACGACGAGCCCGCCCGGCTGGCCCGGGCCCTGGAGACCGCCCGAAAGGACCTGCTGCGCTACCTGGAGGAGCAGGAGCGGGACGCGGCGGAGCGCGCCCGCAGCCGCACGGAGCTGGACCTGGCGGCGCGGATCCAGAAGGGCCTCCTCCCCGCCGCCTTCCCCAGGACGGAGACCTTCGCCGTGGCCGGACGCCTGGAGGCGGCCCGGGAGGTGGGGGGGGACCTCTACGACGCCTTCCTGGACGACCGGGGCTTCCTCTTCCTGGCCATGGGGGACGTGGCGGGCAAGGGGATCCCCGCGGCCCTGTTCATGGCGGCGGTGCGCACGGGCATGGGGGTTCTGGGGCGAAGCGCCCTCTCCCCCGCCCGGATCCTGGAGCGCCTGAACGATCAGTTCTCCCGGGACAACGACACGGCCATGTTCGTCACCCTCTTCCTGGCCCGGGTGGACCCGGTCGCGGGGCGATGCGTCTACGCCTCCGCGGGGCACCCCGCCCCGGTGCGGGTGACCCGGTCCGGGACGGCGTCCCTCTTCGACGTGGCCCCCGCCTTGCCCGTGGGGGCGATCCCGGGGACGGCCTATCGGGACGAGACCCTGGAGCTGGGGGAGGAGGAGCTGTGGGTCCTCTTCACCGACGGGGTCACCGAGGCCTTCTCCCCCCGGGGGGAGCTGTTCGGGGTGCCCCGGCTGGAGGAGCTGCTGCGGTCCCAGAAGGCAGCCTCCCCGGAGGAGGCGGTGGACCGGGTGGTGGAGGCGGTGGTGGCCTTCGAGGACGGCCAGGACCCCAGCGACGACCGGGCGGTGCTGGCGGTGCGGCTGAAGGCTCCGGACGGCGGGACCGAGACGGTGGAGAGGCTGTAG
- a CDS encoding ATP-binding protein, producing the protein MSRRLLKSPDGQEIRERIVPARRGFAGEAAGFARAASTPAGLSRLRLDDVERTVEAAFLRVALRGFGDRPGSVCLVVGARPGEVEVQVRDRGETLEFPFPPERKTCPDEMPEDEASYAREGEENVLTLRFRNRP; encoded by the coding sequence GTGTCCCGCCGGCTCCTGAAGTCCCCGGACGGTCAGGAGATCCGGGAGCGCATCGTCCCCGCCCGGAGGGGCTTCGCGGGGGAAGCGGCGGGGTTCGCCCGGGCCGCCTCCACCCCTGCGGGGCTGTCCCGGCTTCGGTTGGACGACGTGGAGCGGACGGTGGAGGCGGCCTTCCTCCGGGTGGCCCTCCGGGGGTTCGGGGATCGCCCCGGAAGCGTCTGCCTGGTGGTGGGAGCCCGCCCGGGGGAGGTGGAGGTCCAGGTGCGGGATCGAGGGGAGACCCTGGAGTTCCCCTTCCCCCCGGAGCGGAAGACCTGCCCCGACGAGATGCCCGAGGATGAGGCTTCCTACGCCCGGGAGGGGGAGGAGAACGTCCTGACCCTGCGGTTTCGGAACCGCCCATGA
- a CDS encoding STAS domain-containing protein codes for MTLSFTETRGAPEVGARLQGRLDTATAPALEEQVSRWLDGGARDLELDCRDLEYVSSAGLRVFLGAVKRLKPQGGRLVLVGTRGVVREVLDLAGFGALVELKEDGPCPAGS; via the coding sequence ATGACCTTGAGTTTCACGGAGACCCGAGGGGCGCCGGAGGTCGGAGCCCGGCTTCAGGGGAGATTGGACACCGCCACGGCCCCGGCCCTGGAGGAGCAGGTGTCCCGTTGGCTGGACGGAGGGGCTCGGGATCTGGAGCTGGACTGTCGGGACCTGGAGTACGTGTCCAGCGCGGGGCTTCGTGTGTTCCTGGGGGCGGTGAAGCGTCTGAAGCCCCAGGGAGGGCGGCTGGTCCTGGTGGGCACCCGCGGGGTGGTGCGGGAGGTCCTGGACCTGGCGGGATTCGGCGCCCTGGTGGAGCTGAAGGAGGACGGACCGTGTCCCGCCGGCTCCTGA
- a CDS encoding GNAT family N-acetyltransferase → MIGRLLCGIEVPPGPEGLELLQTCQALLAERAGFDGRRGEELRLALEEAVTFAVHPGAVETYRVAFRRVPLGLEVSLHEEGEPYEAVCPERLTPEALLAGAGEGLGFLLLRGVTDETSFDDEGPGGRTLRYVKYFSTPSAAEAPAPTEPPAPPVDPAEVVYRPMDPREAVEVSRCAWRSYGNSYPNPHLYYPDRVRALNEAGKVVSLVAAAGDQVLGHAALEVHNPRDGSCELGMAFVKPPYRGLGLLKGLTDRLLEEGTRRGFRGFFVQSVTVHPASQKAARAGGFVECALLPGAYPGSMDFKALGGTPEQRLSLMVQYLPRGTRRERTLYLPERHRDFLGEVYEALGLPFREASVEGSPPEGPGLVGADYSEILALGTLEVDSVGRGTLSVLGKRLREFRLRKAGAVTLRLPLEDPGTPALAAGLEPLGCFPVGALPDEVRGDRFLMQRVFEGPLDYDKVTTASPWGRRVLERVRSNDPEA, encoded by the coding sequence ATGATCGGGCGTCTGCTTTGCGGGATCGAGGTGCCCCCGGGGCCGGAGGGGCTGGAGCTTCTCCAGACCTGCCAGGCCCTGCTGGCGGAGAGGGCGGGGTTCGACGGCCGCCGGGGGGAGGAGCTGCGTCTGGCCCTGGAGGAGGCGGTGACCTTTGCCGTCCATCCCGGGGCGGTGGAGACCTACCGGGTGGCCTTTCGACGGGTCCCCCTGGGGCTGGAGGTGTCCCTCCACGAGGAGGGGGAGCCCTACGAGGCGGTCTGTCCCGAACGGCTCACCCCGGAGGCCCTCCTGGCGGGAGCGGGGGAGGGCCTGGGCTTTCTGCTGCTCCGGGGGGTGACCGACGAGACCTCCTTCGACGACGAGGGCCCGGGGGGGCGCACCCTTCGCTACGTGAAGTACTTCTCCACCCCCTCGGCGGCGGAGGCCCCCGCCCCGACGGAACCCCCCGCCCCGCCGGTGGACCCGGCGGAGGTGGTCTACCGTCCCATGGATCCCCGGGAGGCGGTGGAGGTGAGCCGCTGCGCCTGGCGCTCCTACGGAAACTCCTACCCCAACCCCCATCTGTACTACCCCGACCGGGTCCGGGCCCTCAACGAGGCGGGGAAGGTGGTCTCCCTGGTGGCGGCGGCGGGGGATCAGGTGTTGGGGCATGCGGCCCTGGAGGTGCACAACCCCCGGGACGGAAGCTGCGAGCTGGGCATGGCCTTCGTGAAGCCCCCCTACCGGGGGCTGGGTCTTCTGAAGGGGCTGACGGACCGGCTGCTGGAGGAGGGGACGCGCCGGGGGTTCCGGGGGTTCTTCGTCCAGTCCGTCACCGTCCACCCCGCCTCCCAGAAGGCCGCCCGGGCCGGGGGGTTCGTGGAGTGCGCCCTCCTCCCCGGGGCCTACCCGGGGTCCATGGACTTCAAGGCCCTGGGGGGGACCCCGGAACAGCGCCTGAGCCTCATGGTACAGTATCTGCCCCGGGGGACCCGCCGAGAGCGCACCCTGTACCTTCCCGAGAGGCACCGGGACTTCCTGGGGGAGGTCTACGAGGCCCTGGGCCTTCCCTTCCGGGAGGCTTCCGTGGAGGGTTCTCCGCCGGAGGGGCCGGGGCTGGTGGGGGCGGACTACTCGGAGATCCTGGCCCTGGGGACCCTGGAGGTGGATTCGGTGGGGCGGGGTACCCTGAGCGTCCTGGGAAAGCGGCTTCGGGAGTTCCGTCTCCGGAAGGCCGGCGCGGTGACCCTGCGCCTTCCCCTGGAGGACCCGGGGACGCCGGCCCTGGCGGCGGGGCTGGAGCCCCTGGGGTGTTTCCCCGTGGGGGCCCTGCCCGACGAGGTGCGGGGGGACCGGTTCCTGATGCAGCGGGTCTTCGAGGGGCCCCTGGACTACGACAAGGTGACCACCGCCTCCCCCTGGGGGAGGCGCGTGTTGGAACGGGTTCGGAGCAACGATCCGGAGGCCTGA
- the pgsW gene encoding poly-gamma-glutamate system protein yields the protein MSVPSFPRRLVFLAVALLGVLYAFAPGLTPEEARLVQRIRAAQGALWAHQEALGLPLSRQDDPERTGFVGVEWSPLTTTLGELPAKRTAANPLFGVQCLRWFRQAGLVPGDRIVLFSSSSFPGLLFSALAAAESAGLEVTLVVSLGSSTWGANRPQFPWPAMGRFLRREGFLRTLPVAYTLGGDYETGGGLSEEGRVLLERVAREDGVPLWTASGTPEQRLRGMTDRKMALIESVHPKLVVSVGGSHANLGDREAVLALQPGLLDPSQGGQAGDGVIGRSLRRGLPVLHLLEMKTLCARTGIGYDAPFRRSLGTSPWAAAAGLGLFAGALASFRRFRFTETGKTNPDS from the coding sequence ATGAGCGTCCCTTCCTTCCCCCGCAGGCTCGTGTTCCTGGCGGTCGCCCTGTTGGGGGTCCTCTACGCCTTCGCTCCCGGACTGACCCCGGAGGAGGCCCGGCTGGTCCAGCGCATCCGCGCCGCCCAGGGGGCCCTGTGGGCCCACCAGGAGGCCCTGGGGCTGCCCCTCTCCCGGCAGGACGACCCGGAGCGGACGGGCTTCGTGGGGGTGGAGTGGAGCCCCCTCACCACCACCCTGGGGGAGCTTCCGGCCAAGCGCACCGCCGCGAACCCCCTCTTCGGGGTCCAGTGCCTCCGGTGGTTCCGGCAGGCAGGGCTGGTTCCGGGGGACCGGATCGTCCTGTTCTCCTCCTCCTCCTTTCCGGGGCTCCTCTTCTCCGCCCTGGCGGCGGCGGAGAGCGCGGGGCTGGAGGTCACCCTGGTGGTCTCCCTGGGATCTTCCACCTGGGGGGCCAACCGGCCCCAGTTCCCCTGGCCCGCCATGGGGCGCTTCCTCCGCCGGGAGGGGTTCCTGCGCACCCTGCCCGTCGCGTACACCCTGGGGGGGGATTACGAAACCGGCGGGGGGCTCTCGGAGGAGGGGCGGGTCCTGCTGGAGCGGGTCGCCCGGGAGGACGGGGTGCCCCTGTGGACCGCCTCCGGGACGCCGGAGCAGCGGCTTCGGGGCATGACGGACCGCAAGATGGCTCTGATCGAATCGGTGCACCCCAAGCTGGTGGTGAGCGTGGGGGGGTCCCACGCCAATCTGGGGGACCGGGAGGCGGTGCTGGCCCTCCAGCCGGGGCTGCTGGATCCCTCCCAGGGGGGGCAGGCGGGGGACGGGGTGATCGGCCGCTCCCTGCGCCGGGGCCTTCCGGTGCTGCACCTCCTGGAGATGAAGACCCTCTGCGCCCGCACGGGGATCGGCTACGACGCCCCCTTCCGCAGGAGCCTGGGGACAAGCCCCTGGGCCGCCGCGGCGGGGTTGGGGCTCTTCGCGGGGGCGCTGGCCTCCTTTCGGCGCTTTCGGTTCACGGAGACGGGAAAAACAAACCCCGATTCCTGA
- a CDS encoding poly-gamma-glutamate biosynthesis protein PgsC/CapC, with protein MEPETLILGLGILLGLVYTHRTGWGCGGILTPGLLALHASQPSRLAAALGIGVLLALPLALGVRRFGLYGRERLGAALLLALAVRALVEVRFPLGSLWLGWVVPGLVAADVQRQGALPTLAGACSVGAAAALAAGLLLG; from the coding sequence ATGGAACCGGAAACCCTCATCCTGGGGCTGGGCATCCTGCTGGGCCTGGTCTACACCCACCGCACCGGCTGGGGGTGCGGGGGCATCCTCACCCCCGGGCTTTTGGCGCTGCACGCCTCCCAACCCTCGCGCCTCGCCGCCGCCCTGGGCATCGGGGTGCTGTTGGCCCTTCCCCTGGCTTTGGGGGTGCGCCGTTTCGGCCTCTACGGCCGGGAGCGCCTGGGGGCGGCCCTGCTGCTGGCCCTGGCGGTCCGGGCCCTGGTGGAGGTCCGTTTCCCCCTGGGGTCCCTCTGGCTGGGCTGGGTGGTGCCGGGGCTGGTGGCGGCGGACGTGCAGCGCCAGGGAGCCCTCCCCACCCTGGCGGGGGCCTGTTCCGTGGGGGCCGCGGCGGCCCTGGCGGCGGGGCTGCTTCTGGGATGA